In Bos indicus x Bos taurus breed Angus x Brahman F1 hybrid chromosome 21, Bos_hybrid_MaternalHap_v2.0, whole genome shotgun sequence, one DNA window encodes the following:
- the ZSCAN2 gene encoding zinc finger and SCAN domain-containing protein 2 isoform X3: MMASEGPRVTAPRSPVVCLPQKEDNQEEEVATVILEDDSWVQEAVLQEDGPETEPFPQGAGKGSPHEDVAGGPQGALGRLRELCRRWLRPEMHTKEQMLTVLPREIQAWLQEHRPESGEEAVALVEDLTQTLRDSVLETLLSPRSKCHQI; the protein is encoded by the exons ATGATGGCCTCAGAAGGGCCAAGAGTAACTGCTCCTCGAAGCCCTGTAGTCTGCCTCCCTCAGAAGGAGGACaaccaggaggaggaggtggccaCCGTGATCCTGGAGGACGACTCCTGGGTACAGGAAGCTGTGCTGCAGGAAGATGGCCCTGAGACCGAGCCCTTTCCCCAGGGTGCTGGCAAGGGCAGCCCCCATGAGGACGTGGCCGGAGGGCCGCAGGGGGCACTCGGCCGCCTTCGAGAGCTCTGCCGGCGCTGGCTGAGGCCAGAGATGCACACCAAGGAGCAAATGCTGACCGTGCTGCCCCGGGAAATTCAGGCCTGGCTGCAGGAGCATCGGCCTGAGAGTGGCGAGGAGGCGGTGGCCCTGGTGGAGGACTTGACCCAGACCCTTCGGGACAGTG ttctggagactcTTTTAAGTCCAAGATCCAAGTGCCATCAGATCTG A
- the ZSCAN2 gene encoding zinc finger and SCAN domain-containing protein 2 isoform X1 → MMASEGPRVTAPRSPVVCLPQKEDNQEEEVATVILEDDSWVQEAVLQEDGPETEPFPQGAGKGSPHEDVAGGPQGALGRLRELCRRWLRPEMHTKEQMLTVLPREIQAWLQEHRPESGEEAVALVEDLTQTLRDSDFEIQSENWESSNQDIFEDVESHEMFSDVPEGEGIPQSDWESDVERDCNPQGPRRNTPRKDRGVVPAPGREAGQLIGLQGTYLGEKPYECPQCGKTFSRKSHLITHERTHTGEKYYKCDECGKSFSDGSNFSRHQTTHTGEKPYKCRDCGKSFSRSANLITHQRIHTGEKPFRCAECGKSFSRSPNLIAHQRTHTGEKPYSCPECGKSFGNRSSLNTHQGIHTGEKPYECKECGESFSYNSNLIRHQRIHTGEKPYKCPDCGQRFSQSSALITHRRTHTGEKPYQCGECGKSFSRSSNLATHRRTHLVEKPYKCGECGKSFSQSSSLIAHQGTHTGEKPYECRTCGESFSWSSNLLKHQRIHTGEKPYKCGECGKGFSQRSQLVVHQRTHTGEKPYKCLMCGKSFSRGSILVMHQRAHLGDKPYRCPECGKGFSWNSVLIIHQRIHTGEKPYKCPECGKGFSNSSNFITHQRTHLKEKLY, encoded by the exons ATGATGGCCTCAGAAGGGCCAAGAGTAACTGCTCCTCGAAGCCCTGTAGTCTGCCTCCCTCAGAAGGAGGACaaccaggaggaggaggtggccaCCGTGATCCTGGAGGACGACTCCTGGGTACAGGAAGCTGTGCTGCAGGAAGATGGCCCTGAGACCGAGCCCTTTCCCCAGGGTGCTGGCAAGGGCAGCCCCCATGAGGACGTGGCCGGAGGGCCGCAGGGGGCACTCGGCCGCCTTCGAGAGCTCTGCCGGCGCTGGCTGAGGCCAGAGATGCACACCAAGGAGCAAATGCTGACCGTGCTGCCCCGGGAAATTCAGGCCTGGCTGCAGGAGCATCGGCCTGAGAGTGGCGAGGAGGCGGTGGCCCTGGTGGAGGACTTGACCCAGACCCTTCGGGACAGTG ATTTTGAGATCCAGAGTGAAAATTGGGAGAGCTCCAACCAGGACATATTCGAGGACGTCGAGTCCCACGAGATGTTCTCAGACGTGCCTGAAGGGGAAGGCATCCCGCAGTCCGACTGGGAAAGTGACGTGGAGAGAGACTGCAACCCCCAAGGGCCCCGGAGAAACACCCCCAGGAAGGACCGCGGGGTGGTGCCCGCCCCGGGAAGGGAAGCTGGCCAGCTCATCGGCCTCCAGGGCACCTACCTGGGCGAGAAGCCCTACGAGTGTCCCCAGTGCGGGAAAACCTTCAGTCGAAAGTCCCACCTCATCACCCACGAGCGGACCCACACGGGCGAGAAATACTACAAATGCGACGAGTGCGGCAAGAGCTTCAGCGATGGCTCCAACTTCAGCAGGCATCAGACCACGCACACCGGGGAGAAGCCCTACAAGTGCCGGGACTGCGGCAAAAGCTTCAGCCGGAGCGCCAACCTCATCACCCACCAGCGGATCCATACGGGCGAGAAGCCCTTCCGGTGCGCTGAGTGCGGCAAGAGCTTCAGCCGGAGCCCCAACCTCATCGCACACCAGCGGACgcacacgggcgagaagccctACTCGTGCCCGGAGTGCGGCAAGAGCTTCGGCAACCGGTCCAGCCTGAACACGCACCAGGGAATCCACACAGGCGAGAAGCCCTACGAGTGCAAGGAGTGTGGCGAGAGCTTCAGCTACAACTCCAACCTCATCAGGCACCAGAGGATccacacgggcgagaagccctACAAGTGTCCCGACTGCGGCCAGAGGTTCAGCCAGAGCTCGGCCCTCATCACCCACCGGAGGACGCACACTGGCGAGAAGCCCTACCAGTGCGGCGAGTGCGGCAAGAGCTTCAGCCGCAGCTCCAACCTGGCCACGCACCGCCGGACCCACCTGGTGGAGAAGCCCTACAAGTGTGGGGAGTGCGGCAAAAGCTTCAGCCAGAGCTCCAGCCTCATCGCCCACCAGGGCACTcacacgggcgagaagccctACGAGTGCCGGACGTGCGGGGAGAGCTTCAGCTGGAGCTCCAACCTCCTGAAGCACCAGCGGATCCACACAGGCGAGAAGCCCTACAAGTGCGGGGAGTGCGGGAAGGGCTTCAGCCAGCGCTCCCAGCTGGTGGTGCACCAGCGGACgcacacgggcgagaagccctACAAGTGCCTCATGTGCGGCAAGAGCTTCAGCCGGGGCTCCATCCTGGTCATGCACCAGAGAGCCCACCTGGGGGACAAGCCCTACCGCTGTCCCGAGTGCGGCAAGGGCTTCAGCTGGAATTCGGTGCTTATCATCCACCAGCGGATCCACACGGGTGAGAAGCCCTACAAGTGCCCCGAGTGCGGCAAGGGCTTCAGCAACAGTTCCAATTTCATCACCCATCAGCGAACTCACCTGAAGGAGAAGCTGTACTGA
- the ZSCAN2 gene encoding zinc finger and SCAN domain-containing protein 2 isoform X2, which translates to MFSDVPEGEGIPQSDWESDVERDCNPQGPRRNTPRKDRGVVPAPGREAGQLIGLQGTYLGEKPYECPQCGKTFSRKSHLITHERTHTGEKYYKCDECGKSFSDGSNFSRHQTTHTGEKPYKCRDCGKSFSRSANLITHQRIHTGEKPFRCAECGKSFSRSPNLIAHQRTHTGEKPYSCPECGKSFGNRSSLNTHQGIHTGEKPYECKECGESFSYNSNLIRHQRIHTGEKPYKCPDCGQRFSQSSALITHRRTHTGEKPYQCGECGKSFSRSSNLATHRRTHLVEKPYKCGECGKSFSQSSSLIAHQGTHTGEKPYECRTCGESFSWSSNLLKHQRIHTGEKPYKCGECGKGFSQRSQLVVHQRTHTGEKPYKCLMCGKSFSRGSILVMHQRAHLGDKPYRCPECGKGFSWNSVLIIHQRIHTGEKPYKCPECGKGFSNSSNFITHQRTHLKEKLY; encoded by the coding sequence ATGTTCTCAGACGTGCCTGAAGGGGAAGGCATCCCGCAGTCCGACTGGGAAAGTGACGTGGAGAGAGACTGCAACCCCCAAGGGCCCCGGAGAAACACCCCCAGGAAGGACCGCGGGGTGGTGCCCGCCCCGGGAAGGGAAGCTGGCCAGCTCATCGGCCTCCAGGGCACCTACCTGGGCGAGAAGCCCTACGAGTGTCCCCAGTGCGGGAAAACCTTCAGTCGAAAGTCCCACCTCATCACCCACGAGCGGACCCACACGGGCGAGAAATACTACAAATGCGACGAGTGCGGCAAGAGCTTCAGCGATGGCTCCAACTTCAGCAGGCATCAGACCACGCACACCGGGGAGAAGCCCTACAAGTGCCGGGACTGCGGCAAAAGCTTCAGCCGGAGCGCCAACCTCATCACCCACCAGCGGATCCATACGGGCGAGAAGCCCTTCCGGTGCGCTGAGTGCGGCAAGAGCTTCAGCCGGAGCCCCAACCTCATCGCACACCAGCGGACgcacacgggcgagaagccctACTCGTGCCCGGAGTGCGGCAAGAGCTTCGGCAACCGGTCCAGCCTGAACACGCACCAGGGAATCCACACAGGCGAGAAGCCCTACGAGTGCAAGGAGTGTGGCGAGAGCTTCAGCTACAACTCCAACCTCATCAGGCACCAGAGGATccacacgggcgagaagccctACAAGTGTCCCGACTGCGGCCAGAGGTTCAGCCAGAGCTCGGCCCTCATCACCCACCGGAGGACGCACACTGGCGAGAAGCCCTACCAGTGCGGCGAGTGCGGCAAGAGCTTCAGCCGCAGCTCCAACCTGGCCACGCACCGCCGGACCCACCTGGTGGAGAAGCCCTACAAGTGTGGGGAGTGCGGCAAAAGCTTCAGCCAGAGCTCCAGCCTCATCGCCCACCAGGGCACTcacacgggcgagaagccctACGAGTGCCGGACGTGCGGGGAGAGCTTCAGCTGGAGCTCCAACCTCCTGAAGCACCAGCGGATCCACACAGGCGAGAAGCCCTACAAGTGCGGGGAGTGCGGGAAGGGCTTCAGCCAGCGCTCCCAGCTGGTGGTGCACCAGCGGACgcacacgggcgagaagccctACAAGTGCCTCATGTGCGGCAAGAGCTTCAGCCGGGGCTCCATCCTGGTCATGCACCAGAGAGCCCACCTGGGGGACAAGCCCTACCGCTGTCCCGAGTGCGGCAAGGGCTTCAGCTGGAATTCGGTGCTTATCATCCACCAGCGGATCCACACGGGTGAGAAGCCCTACAAGTGCCCCGAGTGCGGCAAGGGCTTCAGCAACAGTTCCAATTTCATCACCCATCAGCGAACTCACCTGAAGGAGAAGCTGTACTGA